In Persicimonas caeni, a single window of DNA contains:
- a CDS encoding AAA family ATPase, whose amino-acid sequence MSNTQAPGSFDRFSGTESYITSPELRDVVNVSVALEKPLLIRGEPGTGKTLLAHAVADDLGMPLHRWHIKSTTKAQEGLYVYDTVQRLNDSRFGDGDVSDIKQYIKLGALGKAFDSEERAVLLIDEIDKADMEFPNDLLHELDQMSFYIPETQRTVEATQRPVVIITSNAEKELPDAFLRRCIFHYIEFPDARLMADIVAVHHPNLEEKLLKQCLDKFYWLRHQPDVRKKPSTSELIDWIGALMRAGISAESLEKELPFMGVLLKREEDLVQF is encoded by the coding sequence ATGAGCAATACACAAGCCCCCGGCTCTTTCGATCGTTTCTCCGGGACCGAGTCCTATATCACCAGCCCCGAGCTTCGCGACGTGGTCAACGTGTCGGTCGCCCTCGAAAAGCCGCTGCTGATTCGCGGCGAGCCGGGCACCGGCAAAACGTTGCTGGCGCACGCGGTGGCCGACGACCTGGGGATGCCGCTGCACCGCTGGCACATCAAGTCGACGACTAAGGCGCAAGAGGGCCTGTACGTCTACGACACCGTCCAGCGCCTCAACGACAGCCGCTTTGGCGACGGGGACGTGAGCGACATCAAGCAGTACATCAAGCTGGGCGCGCTGGGCAAAGCGTTCGACAGCGAGGAGCGCGCGGTGCTGCTCATCGACGAGATCGACAAAGCAGACATGGAGTTCCCCAACGATCTGCTCCACGAGCTCGACCAGATGAGCTTTTATATCCCCGAGACGCAGCGCACCGTCGAGGCGACCCAGCGTCCGGTGGTGATCATCACCTCGAACGCCGAAAAGGAGCTGCCCGACGCCTTCTTGCGCCGCTGCATCTTCCACTACATCGAGTTCCCCGATGCGCGGCTCATGGCCGACATCGTGGCGGTGCACCACCCGAACCTCGAAGAGAAGCTGTTGAAGCAGTGCCTCGACAAGTTCTACTGGCTGCGCCACCAGCCCGACGTGCGCAAAAAGCCGTCGACCAGCGAGCTCATCGACTGGATCGGAGCGCTGATGCGGGCGGGGATCTCGGCGGAGTCGTTGGAGAAGGAGTTGCCGTTTATGGGCGTGCTTCTCAAGAGAGAAGAGGATCTCGTCCAGTTCTGA
- a CDS encoding vWA domain-containing protein: MFINFFYHLRARGLPLSTTEFLALLDALAQGLSRESLEHFYVVARAVLVKRPEHYDIYDQAFYEFFKDTEFDKSLLDGLHDELLEWLENPLAPPNLSPEELDELKRLGLDELREEFEKRLQEQDERHDGGSHWIGTGGTSPFGHGGQNPAGVRVGDQGGGRSAVQIASERRFRNLRKDLTLDVRDIGMALRRLRQLTREGNEEKLDLQETIDQTARNAGYIELVFRPPRENNVKLLLLCDVGGSMNPYTRLTSRLFSAAHQASHFKNFESYYFHNCPYETLYTDMEREKGKPTEEVFRNLDQTWRCIVVGDAAMAPTELTSRGGSVNYWHYNEKAGIEYLRTLKDTIPRTVWLNPDKPAWWGSWTTQEIKKMFPMYPFTMQGLEDAVDELRRRG; encoded by the coding sequence ATGTTCATAAACTTCTTCTACCACCTCCGAGCCCGCGGCCTCCCGCTGAGCACCACGGAGTTCCTCGCCCTGCTCGACGCCCTCGCCCAGGGGCTCTCTCGCGAGAGCCTCGAGCATTTCTACGTGGTCGCCCGCGCCGTGCTGGTCAAACGTCCCGAGCATTACGACATCTACGACCAGGCGTTCTACGAGTTCTTCAAGGACACCGAGTTCGACAAGTCGTTGCTCGACGGGCTGCACGACGAGCTGTTGGAGTGGCTCGAGAACCCGCTGGCGCCGCCGAACCTGTCGCCCGAGGAGCTCGACGAGCTCAAGAGACTGGGCCTCGACGAATTGCGCGAGGAGTTCGAGAAGCGCCTGCAGGAGCAAGACGAGCGCCACGACGGTGGCAGCCATTGGATCGGCACCGGCGGGACGAGCCCGTTCGGCCACGGCGGCCAGAACCCCGCCGGGGTGCGCGTGGGCGACCAGGGCGGCGGGCGCAGCGCGGTACAGATCGCCAGCGAGCGTCGGTTTCGCAACCTGCGCAAGGACTTGACGCTCGACGTGCGCGACATCGGCATGGCCCTGCGCCGGCTGCGCCAGCTCACCCGCGAGGGCAACGAGGAAAAACTCGATCTGCAAGAGACGATCGACCAGACGGCCCGAAACGCCGGCTATATCGAGCTGGTCTTTCGGCCGCCGCGCGAGAATAACGTCAAGCTCTTGCTCTTGTGCGACGTCGGCGGGTCGATGAACCCGTACACGCGGCTGACCTCCCGGCTCTTCTCGGCCGCCCACCAGGCGAGTCACTTCAAGAATTTCGAGAGCTACTACTTCCACAACTGCCCCTACGAGACGCTCTACACCGACATGGAGCGCGAGAAGGGCAAACCCACCGAGGAAGTCTTCCGAAACCTCGACCAGACCTGGCGCTGCATCGTGGTCGGCGACGCGGCGATGGCGCCCACCGAGCTGACCTCGCGGGGAGGCTCGGTCAACTACTGGCACTACAACGAGAAGGCGGGCATCGAGTACCTGCGCACACTCAAGGACACCATCCCGCGCACGGTGTGGCTCAACCCCGACAAGCCGGCGTGGTGGGGGAGCTGGACGACCCAAGAGATCAAAAAGATGTTCCCGATGTACCCGTTCACGATGCAGGGACTGGAAGACGCCGTCGACGAGTTGCGCCGGCGGGGGTGA
- a CDS encoding Ig-like domain-containing protein, with the protein MKAKILGSMGLALAGLLVTSSASAQIRVAVEKGASTDNSAPELAAQLNDDTFYDFTATVVSADQIDTSAELANYDVVILGDSGSDNDDFTQAMADALVAELRAGRIGVITAGWFDYTTRSTTVDATLDDVTPIDAAPYVYDFCNDSAVSIPAPNNHPVTAGLPTTVNFTTSYQMEYSSQPLDGTNAQSLGSCPGAPGNRVIVVGEEGSGRTVYLGLLYMARTSYNNSDLRSGDLDRLLEQAVAWVADAVDTDGDGINDPNDNCPTVANPGQADADADGLGDACDPAPVAVDDTYSVDEDTTLNVAAPGVLQNDTDADADTLTATLDAGPTNGTLTLNADGSFDYTPDADFNGTDTFTYLANDGTSDSAAATVTITIDAVNDAPVATDDTASTDEDVAASFDVVGNDSDVDGDALTVTITGAPANGTASVNGGSIDYTPAADFNGTDTLTYEVSDGNGGTDTATVTITVNPVNDAPVAVDDAATTDEELAVSIDVVGNDTDVDGDILTATISTAPANGTATVNANGGVDYTPNADFFGTDTFTYEVSDGNGGTDTATVTVTVTNINDAPVFIDPTPADASVLSVVEGDELAFTLTADDADGDTLTYAVTTAPDAASFDGATGAFSWTPTWEDAGSYTWTLDVTDGQAGDSRSITVEVSLLDADDDGLPDTWETDNGLDPTTADSDGDTIADADEVGDDLDNPIDTDADGTLDALDDDSDEDGVTDADEAGDDDLATAAVDTNGDGEPDYRDIDSDDDTVEDGSDNCRLVNNPDQTDTDADGEGDACEDDVDGDTIVDADDNCPSVANMEQTDTDADGEGDACDADDDGDTVEDDADNCPLVANTDQLDTDEDLMGDACDEDDDEDGVLDADDLCPLEAGEGEDGCPVETASGGAAEDGCGCSSTNPNSLPGNALMLVMVAGAMALVRRRRD; encoded by the coding sequence ATGAAAGCCAAGATTTTAGGAAGTATGGGACTGGCGTTGGCCGGTCTACTCGTCACCTCGAGCGCGTCGGCCCAGATCCGCGTGGCCGTCGAGAAGGGCGCGTCGACCGATAACAGCGCTCCGGAGCTGGCCGCGCAGCTCAATGACGACACCTTCTACGACTTTACGGCGACCGTCGTCTCTGCCGATCAAATCGACACGAGCGCCGAGCTTGCCAACTACGACGTCGTCATCCTCGGCGACTCCGGAAGTGACAACGACGACTTCACCCAGGCGATGGCCGACGCGCTCGTCGCCGAACTGCGCGCAGGCCGTATCGGAGTGATCACCGCCGGCTGGTTCGACTACACGACCCGCTCGACCACCGTCGACGCCACCCTCGACGATGTGACGCCGATCGACGCGGCTCCGTACGTCTATGACTTCTGCAACGACTCGGCGGTGTCGATTCCGGCGCCCAACAATCACCCGGTGACCGCCGGGCTTCCGACCACCGTCAACTTCACCACGTCGTACCAGATGGAGTACTCGTCGCAGCCGCTCGACGGCACGAACGCCCAATCGCTGGGCTCGTGTCCGGGCGCGCCTGGCAACCGGGTGATCGTGGTCGGCGAGGAAGGCTCGGGGCGCACCGTCTATCTCGGGCTGCTCTATATGGCTCGAACCAGCTACAACAACAGCGACCTGCGCAGCGGCGACCTCGATCGTCTGCTCGAGCAGGCTGTCGCCTGGGTCGCCGATGCGGTCGACACCGACGGCGACGGCATCAACGATCCCAATGACAACTGCCCCACTGTGGCCAACCCGGGCCAGGCCGACGCCGACGCTGACGGGCTGGGCGACGCGTGCGACCCCGCGCCCGTGGCCGTCGACGACACCTACTCGGTCGACGAGGACACCACGCTCAACGTGGCCGCTCCCGGCGTGCTCCAAAACGATACCGACGCCGACGCGGACACCCTGACCGCCACGTTGGACGCCGGGCCGACGAACGGCACGCTCACCCTCAACGCCGACGGCTCGTTCGACTACACGCCCGATGCCGACTTCAACGGCACCGACACGTTCACCTACCTGGCCAATGACGGCACGAGCGACTCGGCGGCGGCCACGGTCACCATCACGATCGACGCGGTCAACGACGCCCCGGTGGCCACCGACGACACGGCCTCGACCGACGAGGACGTCGCCGCCTCCTTCGACGTGGTCGGCAACGATAGCGACGTCGACGGCGATGCACTCACCGTCACCATCACCGGCGCGCCTGCAAACGGCACCGCCAGCGTCAACGGCGGCTCCATCGACTACACGCCCGCCGCCGACTTCAACGGCACCGACACGCTGACCTACGAGGTGAGCGATGGCAACGGCGGCACCGACACCGCCACGGTCACCATCACGGTCAACCCGGTCAACGACGCGCCCGTGGCCGTCGACGACGCCGCCACGACCGACGAAGAGCTCGCCGTGAGCATCGACGTGGTCGGAAACGACACCGACGTCGACGGCGACATCCTGACGGCGACCATCAGCACCGCGCCGGCCAACGGCACGGCCACGGTCAACGCCAACGGCGGCGTCGACTACACCCCGAACGCCGATTTCTTCGGCACCGACACGTTCACCTACGAGGTGAGCGACGGCAACGGCGGCACCGACACCGCCACGGTCACCGTCACCGTGACCAATATCAACGACGCGCCGGTCTTCATCGACCCGACGCCGGCCGACGCATCCGTGCTCAGCGTCGTCGAGGGCGACGAGCTCGCCTTCACGCTGACGGCCGACGACGCCGACGGCGACACGCTCACGTACGCGGTCACCACCGCCCCGGACGCGGCAAGCTTCGACGGCGCCACCGGCGCGTTCAGCTGGACGCCCACCTGGGAGGACGCCGGAAGCTACACCTGGACCCTCGACGTCACCGACGGTCAAGCCGGCGACAGCCGAAGCATCACCGTCGAGGTGAGCTTGCTCGACGCCGACGACGACGGCCTGCCGGACACCTGGGAGACCGACAACGGCCTCGACCCGACCACCGCCGACTCCGACGGCGACACCATCGCCGACGCTGACGAAGTCGGCGACGACCTCGACAACCCGATCGACACCGACGCCGACGGCACCCTCGACGCGCTCGACGACGACTCCGACGAAGACGGCGTGACCGACGCCGACGAGGCCGGCGACGACGACCTGGCGACCGCCGCGGTCGACACCAACGGCGACGGCGAGCCCGACTACCGCGACATCGACAGCGACGACGACACCGTCGAAGACGGCTCGGACAACTGCCGCCTGGTCAACAACCCCGATCAGACCGACACCGACGCCGACGGCGAAGGCGACGCCTGTGAGGACGACGTCGACGGCGACACCATCGTCGACGCCGACGACAACTGCCCGTCCGTCGCCAACATGGAGCAGACTGACACCGACGCCGACGGCGAGGGCGACGCGTGCGACGCCGACGACGACGGCGACACCGTCGAAGACGACGCCGACAACTGCCCCTTGGTCGCCAACACCGACCAACTCGACACCGACGAAGATCTGATGGGCGACGCGTGTGACGAGGATGACGACGAAGACGGCGTCCTCGACGCCGACGACCTGTGCCCGCTCGAAGCCGGCGAGGGCGAAGACGGCTGCCCGGTCGAGACCGCCTCGGGCGGCGCCGCCGAAGACGGCTGCGGCTGCTCGAGCACGAACCCGAACAGCCTGCCCGGCAACGCCCTGATGCTGGTGATGGTCGCCGGCGCGATGGCGCTGGTGCGCCGCCGGCGCGACTGA
- a CDS encoding C1 family peptidase, giving the protein MHFRNRLYLFALSSLLVLAGCADDQTQQNNETVGGEQDEYLPPLHENPDELFADAPKNDALPTEGKADAVYPAQFTELLETQSPVKSQGRRGVCSIFSTVALMEHLYIQEGTYLNPDFSEQYLQWSAKFEVGAFPNTSGSNARSNLDAIVRYGIVEEDVWPYESGGWTSSDDPACGEEDKPTRCYTNGEPPAEAADAEKWYLPRSRWISTRPNDIKAHMHTKKSAVIVGLDFFYQAWGHGGSPLTTSKEYSRNGYVFYPNEVDKEKSLENRAGHSILLVGWDDNLEVPRLDENGEPMVDDNGEPVVDKGFFIFKNSWGTGWAEESPYGAGYGFISMDYVEEYGRGRVAEAPEFEIPEEVCGDGLDNDGNGDVDCDDSVCSEHATCQETSDTQTYSNTESVAIPDNDENGITSTITIDDTGTIGAMSVNLDITHSYIGDLSVMLEGPNGDLAVLLDSSESSEDNFNGTIVVTEFEGVDAQGDWTLYVWDEAKYDEGTLNEWSLEVTY; this is encoded by the coding sequence ATGCACTTTCGGAATCGACTTTATCTCTTCGCGCTGAGCTCGCTGCTGGTGCTCGCCGGCTGTGCCGACGACCAGACGCAGCAAAACAACGAAACCGTCGGTGGTGAGCAGGACGAGTACCTTCCGCCGCTGCACGAGAATCCCGACGAGTTGTTCGCGGATGCTCCCAAGAACGACGCGCTGCCCACCGAGGGCAAGGCCGACGCGGTCTACCCGGCGCAGTTCACCGAGCTGCTCGAGACGCAGTCGCCGGTCAAGAGCCAGGGCCGCCGCGGCGTCTGCTCGATCTTCTCGACCGTCGCGCTCATGGAGCACCTCTACATCCAAGAGGGCACCTACCTGAACCCGGACTTCTCCGAGCAGTACCTGCAGTGGTCGGCGAAGTTCGAAGTAGGCGCCTTCCCCAACACCAGCGGCTCGAACGCACGCTCGAACCTCGACGCGATCGTGCGCTACGGCATCGTCGAAGAAGACGTGTGGCCCTACGAGTCGGGCGGCTGGACCTCATCCGACGACCCTGCCTGTGGCGAAGAGGACAAGCCCACGCGTTGCTACACCAACGGTGAGCCCCCGGCCGAAGCGGCCGACGCCGAGAAGTGGTACTTGCCGCGCAGCCGTTGGATCTCGACGCGCCCCAACGACATCAAGGCGCACATGCACACCAAGAAGTCGGCGGTCATCGTCGGCCTCGACTTCTTCTATCAGGCCTGGGGCCACGGCGGCTCGCCGCTGACCACCAGCAAAGAATACTCGCGCAACGGCTACGTCTTCTACCCGAACGAAGTCGACAAGGAGAAGAGCCTGGAGAACCGCGCCGGTCACTCCATCCTTCTGGTCGGCTGGGACGACAACCTCGAGGTGCCGCGTCTCGACGAGAACGGCGAGCCGATGGTCGACGACAACGGCGAGCCGGTGGTCGACAAGGGCTTCTTCATCTTCAAGAACAGCTGGGGCACCGGTTGGGCCGAAGAGAGCCCCTACGGCGCCGGCTACGGCTTCATCTCGATGGACTACGTCGAAGAGTACGGCCGCGGTCGCGTGGCTGAAGCTCCCGAATTCGAGATCCCCGAAGAAGTCTGCGGCGACGGCCTCGACAACGACGGCAACGGCGACGTCGACTGCGACGACAGCGTCTGCAGCGAGCACGCCACCTGCCAGGAGACCAGCGACACCCAGACCTACTCGAACACCGAGTCGGTGGCGATTCCGGACAACGATGAAAACGGGATCACCAGCACGATCACCATCGACGACACCGGCACCATCGGCGCCATGTCGGTCAACCTGGACATCACCCACTCGTATATCGGCGACCTGAGCGTGATGCTCGAAGGCCCCAACGGTGACCTCGCCGTGCTGCTCGACAGCAGCGAGTCGTCGGAGGACAACTTCAACGGCACGATTGTCGTCACCGAGTTCGAAGGCGTCGACGCCCAGGGCGACTGGACGCTGTACGTGTGGGACGAGGCCAAATACGACGAGGGCACGCTCAACGAGTGGAGCCTCGAAGTGACCTACTAA